One genomic segment of Erythrobacter aureus includes these proteins:
- a CDS encoding HEAT repeat domain-containing protein, producing MGPEQVLIWSAIVASVMLAAFCVLLFRRWLQERRKGEERALLAAITRSYLRRVAGQLDTEYSPKWSDELKLSAVSHIHLLLRGEERNRLMQMAELDGLLRKTLARSRSRRAARRLEAIRLLQQFGSEACVARLREIFTRDRNAIVRMEASFALAALHRLPPPRETVRILDMFGRKTNRLDSALLRASAKDYVEQLELLLADDLPDEKKALLVDALGWSENPSVLPLLEKFSHHANAEVRSAALRAAGKLGLPKAGIWVQRLLADPVPFVRLQAVNACVSIGHHPSVPLLEKARDDEDIWVRLRAEDALDRLRPNTKTEAASAQNDHG from the coding sequence ATGGGTCCGGAGCAGGTCCTTATCTGGTCTGCGATCGTCGCCAGCGTGATGTTGGCGGCGTTTTGCGTTTTGCTTTTTCGGCGCTGGTTGCAAGAGCGACGGAAGGGCGAAGAGAGGGCTTTGCTAGCTGCCATCACGCGCAGCTATCTACGCCGTGTGGCTGGTCAGCTGGATACAGAATATTCGCCGAAATGGAGCGATGAGCTCAAGCTTTCTGCAGTCAGTCACATCCATCTCCTACTGCGCGGTGAGGAGAGAAACCGTCTTATGCAGATGGCAGAGCTGGATGGCCTGCTAAGGAAGACCCTGGCAAGGTCCAGGAGCCGCAGAGCGGCACGCAGGCTGGAGGCCATTCGTCTTTTGCAGCAGTTCGGCAGCGAGGCTTGCGTTGCCCGGTTGCGCGAGATCTTCACACGAGACCGCAATGCGATCGTTCGGATGGAAGCGTCCTTCGCTCTTGCGGCACTCCACCGCCTTCCTCCACCTAGAGAAACCGTCCGAATTCTGGATATGTTTGGGCGCAAGACAAACCGTCTGGACAGCGCGCTGCTGCGCGCCTCGGCGAAGGATTATGTGGAGCAGCTCGAGTTGCTCCTTGCTGATGATTTGCCTGATGAGAAGAAGGCGCTTCTTGTGGACGCTCTTGGCTGGTCGGAAAACCCATCAGTGCTCCCCCTCCTCGAAAAATTCTCCCACCACGCAAATGCGGAGGTGCGCAGCGCAGCTTTGCGCGCGGCTGGAAAACTCGGCCTGCCCAAGGCTGGGATATGGGTCCAAAGGTTGCTGGCCGACCCTGTCCCCTTCGTCCGCCTCCAAGCGGTAAATGCCTGTGTCTCCATCGGCCATCACCCGTCGGTCCCCCTTCTGGAGAAGGCTCGTGATGATGAGGATATATGGGTTCGCTTGAGAGCCGAAGATGCACTGGACAGGCTACGTCCGAATACTAAAACTGAAGCAGCGAGCGCTCAAAATGACCATGGATGA
- a CDS encoding glycosyltransferase family 2 protein yields the protein MTMDEIGAFGANAVMWIALACFGVVVARNAVSVGQLLVAAWVFATRTRPGRSSSELWHRYGDLAMPVSVIAPAFNEELTITESVRALLALEYPEHHVIVVNDGSKDDTLGVLVRNFDMEKSEETQVAALQKTEIRSTWRSKRYPNLLVVDKENGRKADAANAGIGFAKTPLICVIDADSIIESDGLLRAAEPFMHDDGRVVAVGGTIRVANGCEIRDGALRKIGVDRAYVPRFQIVEYLRAFLANRVANAHTNTLMLISGAFGMFRRDVVIEVGGYRHDTVGEDLELVVRIHRHMREQKRNYAIKFIPDIVCWTEAPANLAGLKGQRARWQQGALETLERHKSMVFNPRYGRIGMIGMPQLVLEDVVGPPAEVAGYLVVPAAIMLGVLDPMMAAAYFGVTVLFGTGLSLGSLVLEESQLRRTASAGDLCRIGQAALLENFGYRQMNLIYRLRGIRSFLKKQTKWEAVPRIGFAKSE from the coding sequence ATGACCATGGATGAGATCGGTGCATTCGGTGCGAATGCAGTCATGTGGATTGCGCTTGCTTGCTTTGGAGTTGTCGTCGCAAGAAACGCGGTGAGTGTGGGCCAGCTTCTTGTAGCGGCGTGGGTGTTTGCAACGAGAACGCGCCCAGGCAGGAGCTCGAGCGAACTTTGGCACCGTTATGGCGATCTCGCGATGCCTGTTTCTGTGATCGCTCCAGCGTTCAACGAGGAGCTGACGATTACCGAAAGTGTGCGAGCTTTGCTCGCTCTCGAATATCCCGAGCATCACGTAATTGTTGTGAATGATGGATCGAAGGACGACACCCTCGGGGTGCTGGTTCGGAACTTCGATATGGAAAAAAGCGAGGAGACGCAGGTCGCCGCGTTGCAGAAAACGGAGATACGTTCGACCTGGAGAAGCAAGCGTTATCCGAACCTGCTGGTCGTGGACAAGGAAAACGGAAGGAAGGCGGATGCTGCGAATGCTGGGATTGGTTTTGCAAAGACGCCGCTGATCTGTGTCATTGATGCGGATTCGATAATTGAGAGCGATGGCCTGCTGCGTGCGGCCGAGCCCTTTATGCATGACGATGGCAGGGTAGTAGCTGTTGGCGGCACGATCCGCGTTGCGAATGGGTGTGAAATTCGTGACGGTGCTCTGCGGAAGATTGGGGTCGATCGCGCCTACGTTCCTCGGTTCCAGATTGTAGAGTATCTCCGGGCATTCCTGGCGAACCGCGTGGCGAACGCGCACACGAATACCTTGATGCTCATATCGGGAGCGTTCGGGATGTTCCGGCGTGATGTCGTAATCGAGGTTGGCGGATATCGTCATGATACCGTGGGGGAGGATCTCGAGCTGGTTGTAAGAATACATCGTCATATGCGGGAGCAGAAGCGGAATTATGCGATCAAGTTCATCCCGGACATCGTCTGCTGGACGGAAGCGCCGGCCAATCTTGCGGGACTGAAAGGCCAGCGAGCTCGCTGGCAACAGGGCGCTCTCGAAACGCTCGAGAGGCACAAGAGCATGGTTTTCAATCCTCGCTATGGCCGGATCGGAATGATTGGGATGCCGCAGCTGGTGCTTGAAGACGTCGTGGGGCCACCTGCTGAGGTAGCTGGGTATCTCGTCGTCCCTGCAGCGATCATGCTCGGAGTTTTGGACCCGATGATGGCTGCAGCTTATTTCGGCGTGACGGTGCTGTTTGGAACAGGGCTAAGCCTGGGAAGTCTTGTGCTTGAGGAGTCGCAGCTCCGCCGAACGGCGTCGGCCGGTGATCTTTGCCGGATTGGGCAGGCAGCCCTTCTCGAGAATTTCGGATATCGTCAGATGAATCTGATTTACCGGCTCCGCGGGATCAGGAGCTTCCTGAAGAAGCAAACGAAGTGGGAAGCAGTGCCGCGGATTGGCTTCGCGAAGTCGGAGTGA